The nucleotide sequence TTAAACTTACTTACAGCACAGCGACACCAGCCCtgatcaccaaaagctcttttgACATCTTCAGTAGTGTCTTCTACTGCTTTTTCATTTGgacatatttgtttgttttgtttttttttttttcttgttgttttttcagaaacattttgGTGGGCTGATTTTAACTGTCCATGAGGTGATCAGATAATAAACCACACTAATGTGAAAATGCCAAGGGTCTACAATGCTCCTGCTAGTGTTTCTGGGACTTAAACTACCATACAATGCTAAAAATATTAGTGAGATTCTAACATGCTAAGGTGAAGGAGATgtcatttttattgcatttaataTAGTTTAGCTTGTTAGCACGCTAACATTTGCTAAATGGCGCTATTAGTAAGTAGCTAATTAGTAGCTACCCAGTAGTTCTGTAGGTATGGTGAAAAGTTAAGTGATCACCAAAGTTGTGACATTTCATCCCAAAGGATGTCGGAAAGTGAACACAGAAATTCATAACAATCCATTTTGAAGTTGAGACTTTCACTCAAAATCAAAACAGTCAAAATCATAATAATGCTTGATACAAAGTTATCACCAAATTTATTAGTGTAGATACAACTCCAAAGTagatgttgaaatatttcaaagaCAAAGCAACACCTTTTACCTACTGGTGACTCTACCAGCCACCACCACCCAATTTCCTCATTCTCTGTGATACATCGAGGTCTTCGTGATCTCGACAAAAGCAAAAGACGGGTCACTAAAAACAACTAATGTAACTCTGATGGAGGTGCTAGTGGATTCTTCCTCTGGGGATCATGAATGTCTGTGCAAAATTTCAGGGCTATCCACCGAAGGGTTGAAGAGATGTTTCAGTATTTCTACTAAAATGGCAAACTGATAGACCACCATCAATCGAGCATTGCTGCTTGTAGGACTTACTAATCAAGACCTCACTGGAATGActataaagtaaaaaactaTCAATGTCCTTCCTGGTACACAGTGTACCATGAAAATTCCAATCATATTCGCCTGGTTTTATCATATCAACAATAGCTGTCAAACAATGAACAACCCAGCATCCAAATAATACGTTTAATCAAATACTGATAAACTGATTATTCCCATTCAAATATCCAACTTGACGTCTGATGGGgttttttcattaaatattaCTCACTTTTACATTGTAATGGATTTTTATGTGAACTATCTCAATTCTATCAAAAATATGTCGTAATTCTCTGTTgcattgtatttttgttttgatataCTTTTAATTACTCGTTGAGCTGCAGGATCAGTTGGTTTTTGAGTTGACTCTATAGCATTCAGCAGTTTTGGATCAAAACTTGGCCTCTATCATCAAGCATTGGACCATGACCAGGTTAATGTGTCTTGGAATATATTGAAGTTGAGTGGTTTTATGCtcaaatagttgtttttttaaaaaagcaatgAAACTGGTGCATGTGATGGTGGGATGTGGTTTGCACCAAGAAGCATGAAGAATTATTAAATCGGTGTTTATCATAGGTTTTATGGTTGAAGTTTAAATACACAGTTATTCACATTTACTCTTTACATTAGTTCCCTTGACAACGCTTTTTTTGATGGTATTCTCCAAAAAATGAGAACAGAAGAACACAGATTTAttcagaatgaaaacataataaatcCTCCTCAGGGTCATTCTTGTcttttcatgttattgttattgCGGACTTCTTAAGGGCTCAAACATTTCAGACTAAATTGGCTTCATTGGGAAATGAAAGAAGGGATCTTGGTTCATTATTCTGTTATATTTTCTGGGGTTATGTAAGATCTGAGACAACCTTATGAAGGAAGCAAATACAAATCATGTCATTGCTGTTGCCCCTTTGTTATTTGCTTCATTTGAACAATGCTTTAAAGTTTAGTTCACTCAAATCAACTTTTTCCCACTAAATGTAACCTTGTTTTTAGCTCTTTTTTGCAACTATCCATTTGAAAACTGAGTGATTATTTCTGGTTCCTTTGCAGAGCTGAGGCTGCAACTaacattattagtttttttattttgtttgaatttgaGTCTGTCAATATAATGAGTCCAAGAACCAATGATCTGTGTGGTGTCAATTTCCAAAACAGTCTCCGAGAACCCAAAGATCAGAGTAGTCGATAGTTAATTGTTGAGTAATTTCTGATGACTAACCAGTCTAATATTTATTGCTCTTGTTAGATGATGTGTTGGCTTTCGTGAGGTTTCTtccattgtttttgtgtttctttatccGTATCATATTGGGctgtataaatataatttgacTTGAATGTGAAAGTCAAATGTGGCCACAAACTGTGTAAAATATATACAAGTTTACAACTCAGAAAGTCGTCACTGTGAGTTTTTAACATGTACATGCACTTATGAAaaatggtttgtgtttgtggttctTGTGACGATctagaaagacagatagaaagaccGTATTCAGGTGCAAGACtttgtatttcaaatgttttgtgttcaTAGCTAATAAATCATGTTGCGCAGCTGCTTCAGAGGGGAAACAGACATATTTCCTTAAAAGTGACTAATTTAACCTCTAATGTGTTTGCATACTTCGACTGTACAGCAGATACAAGTAACTTTTGAAGTAAAAGAAATTAACTTATCTCTTGTAAAAATACATCACACAGAGCCTATGTAAGCACCCTGAACATGTTTTCAGCAGAAGTGCAAGTTAGAGAGTTAATTATTaaattaacccccccccccccatggagCTCTTGCACAAGTCGATGATTCTGTGCCAACTTATTAAAATTGAGTAACTGAGGTAACTGTAGTCAAAGACGCTGGTTCAACactcacaattttttttaacctttttacaCTGGAGCTAATATCTTTTTTAACAAATGACATCCTCACAGAAACAGCTCCTGCTTCGTTACGTAGTAACAGATCATTAAAGTTATAATACATGAATGTCACTCATACCAcagatttgtctgttttgtgcGTGAATGTTttcgtgttttttttaacttttagaGAACACCAATAAACTAAATAGATGTATACaattataaatatttacagTCAGGGACTATCTTCCAGGAAGCACCTTTTCCTTGAAACTGGGTTGAATAAGTGCATTGTCACAGTTTAATTACAAGACTGACCCTgagttttcatatttgtttaatttcagATGACTCACTGGACAGTGCACATCAAATAAGAGACATGAGCAATAAAGATGGTAATCAAATGAGGCTAAATCTGGTGGCATCATGAATTTTGAAACAACGCAGCCCACAGAACATCTCTTAACTAAGCCAGTCTGAtcataacaacaaaaaatatgacTGACAACATTTTTACTCTAGAGAggtgttctgtgtgttttttaatggaGCTCTGATAAATGAATGTCAAAtggtagttttttttaattagtggATAGGTCAGTGTGTCATGTGGACCACTCCTACTCCAAACAAATCCGTTTAAAATGGTGACTGTTGTTGGGAATTGTTGAATCATCCTTACGATCACAAAACTAAACCCCTGATAtcgacacaaacaaacagatgtgacagttttctttaatgaaaagtcaaacacattttcataagAAGTTTACATGagtttttgcagttttcttAAATACACTGTAAAAACGATAATTCCTACTCCTCaataattataatcattatGCTCTTGATCAGTTTAGAAGGAAGGATTTTTCTCCCAGTGCCTTGTTGCAATATTGTTTAACTAAGGAGTGGACTTCATTTGAACTTCATGTATATcgtaaatacaaatatatatatagtgcagCTGTGTATTGATACATACACCTTTGTGACCTCATTGTTATCTCATGCAAATACTTTGAGATATTGCAACAGGTTTTAGTACCGTATGTTGATTTTCCTCCCAGCAACGGAAAGCATTCATTCCAGTGGCCACAAGTGCGTCATATTTGAAGGAGAGGATTCTGGGAAGAAGGCTTGTCATTCATCATATAAGCGCACAGTTTAGATTCTTTTGTTGTTGATTGAATTTCATGGCACACAACAGTTCACTCAAAACCACACGTTTTAacttttgtttcttcctctttagCTGTGACCCATGTTACAGCATTGTTAAAGGTCCTCTGCCCCTTTATTGATGCTAGTTCCCATTCACTACCTATGTGCATAAAACCTCTTCCCAGctttaatgataataacatcATGCAAGTCACTCACATCTACTCTGTCAACAGGACtgcaacacagacactgagggACAGAAAGCTCACTAACTGTTGGTCAGGTCTGGACTCAGTGTCTGCTGTGGGCTAAAACCccctctgacctttgacattCAGGTCATATATGAATGTGAAGCATttgagtaaaataaaacttgataCAATTTCGTCACAACTCTTCCTGGTCGCACCCAAGAAAATCCACAGAACATATCAGAAACTTTGACCACTTAATCAAAATGCAGTCATTCATTAACAGAGTGTCGGGATTGGCAATGACTCAAACAGCTTTTTGGGTGTGAACAAGTTTGCGACCAAAGGTACTTCTGATATGTAGGCTTGATTCTGCTGTGACGGGAAGATGTATAGCTTCTCTTTATTTGATTTCAGGAAGCAAGTTTAATTCCCCTTGCATTCCCGGAAAGGAAATGAGAGGCAGTTAAAGGTCAAATTCAAGTGGATGTGCAGTGTTGGCTATACGAAGGCAGCTTTGGTTAGAGGTTTGCAAATATCTCAATACCTTCTAGTAATAAACCTGCTTTTTTGCAAGCATCTACTCATTTACTGCCTTTTGCTTAATgtaacatacatatacatatactgtataatgggATCAAACCTTACACAATCTGCTCCCCTATACCGCAGATAATGTGTGAGGTCATTAAAGCTACTACATCAACACATATACTCACATTTTAATCCTTAACTGAGGAAGATCATTTGTGATTCGTGATTGtcattgttgtgtctctgtagAATAAAAGTTGAGAACAAAATAGAGGCATGtgtgacatgtttttgttttatattaattGATATCTTTTGAAAGAGAAGTTGGTGGAGTAAAAATTCCGGTTCATGATAGAAAGCTATTAGAAATTCTcatggaagaaaatgaaaaaacaaacaaactggttAATAGTAAGTATTTGCAATATTCTCTTAGTCCTCTGTTGAAAcagtaaatcacaaaaaaacccaaagaaaaCTGGTGTTGTAGTATAAGACATAGATACAGTGTGATTAATGTTGGGAACCACTTGGTGTTGTTTACGAaacttcacttcttttttacagttaaatttaaaacaaattattgagagaaaaaaagagaaataacatACTGAGGGTGATCAAGAAAACCAGTGAAAGGGAAAGGAACaataaatatcttttttaaaaacatgagatACGGGATGGTAGTAGTTTTGAGCCATccggacacagacacacacacagtatttgtttaaagttacagtgtgaagaatttagtgatatcaaGTGACTGAAGAAGGAGTGGCGGTGACGACCAGCGTTTCCAGGACAAATCTGAAGGGGGAAAGGTCGAGAGAGCAAGGATGCTTCCTGTcgatacattttcttttcaagtgtgtttgtgtgcaagtgtgtgtgtgtgtgtttgaaaagaacGAGGGGCCAGAGAAAAGGACCCCAGCACTCGGTTGTACATCGACCAATTCTATGTCAATATTTAAATGAGAATATTCCCCACGAACCCTCCACCCTGGCgcgatttccttttttccctcacaaacttattttatataatttcatATTATATAATGAATGAAAAGCTCGACCTGGCCTTGACCCCAGATATTAATCAAACTTTAGAATATCAGCGTGATGCAAAAACACAAGCATTAAGATACTGAGACAAATTTGCAACCGTGTGAAAAACTGCCACGACTCATGACTGATTTTTGATTAGAATAATTACAGATTATTTTTGATGGATGACaaattctctcacacacacacacacacacacacacacacacacacacacacacacacacacacacacacacacacacacacacacacacacacacacacgttgcagcccctcacctcctcctctccttccaaacatgaaagagaaccttcagttgtcataaaaactcaaaaggtgttgaatttgtccagtctggaccaatgtaaaaaacatggcggcctccttaaagaggaccccctcgatgtaaatataaagtatttaaatataacgggccttttctgggggaaagaaaaatacaatttgtacaatttagatgagcaaactagtgaaaacatcatgaggattattccacattacatttctgctaatagatcccttttacctaaatcttacacaactGACCTTTAAGCTACTGAGcccaaatatgtaaataaaagcaGGCctgaaaaataaactaaatgacgtttaacatttataaacatCTACTAAATGTAGAGACAAAGCTGAACAGCACTTATATAACAAATAATATTTAACTGCATTAGGTGTTAAGATAACTAAATATCAGAGGCCACAGCCAAAAGGCAGACAGCATCTCACTTTAAGAGAGGCGTTATCACCACCCAGTGGTGAAAAGAAATACAGCTATATTAAGCTTTACCAGGCCTCTTTCAACACAATATTGTGCAGGGTGGATCAGCTATGCAGCCTTTAACAATATCCCCATCAATGTGTCTGATAAGAAAGTACATATATAAtttcactgtaaacacaaaatatatttcactACAGCATTAACATGTTTAACACAacttagcacaaagacttgTTGATacgttttttattgttttctcccTAATCAATTTTAAATTCATTGGACAAGTACAGTCTTGTGAAACGACTCACAAGAACCtgaaacaacataaaaatgGAAGATATCATCAGCTACAAAATTTGgcggtgataaaaaaaaatgtaaaaagggaaagaaagatagcaaaataaaatgtatacagGTGTCAGGATGAAGTACAGCAAGATGTAGTGTTTTGTAAATTTTTTTGTAAACAGAAAGCATATTGAAACAATATGACAAATACGAtgtggaggggagaggaggtCCAACGGAAGAGACTGAACATTGGTTGGCATGAGACATTTACAGAAACCCTGAGGCGACGTTGTCTTAATGGGTCACATAaatgtcatgttcacaaaaatagtcacacagacttttttttaaaaacacataaaacagcATCTCTGCTACTTGCATCAATCCGTCACTCCTCTGTCCCTGCTTTATTGTGATATGAGGTATATGTGAGGCGATTTCTTGCTTTACGCCTCAACCGTTCGACATGGCATCACACTATTTAAAGATATTACAGCATTGCATTCGCTCCACCATGTTGAATGATTGCTTAAAACAACAGGCCATTGGGGTGTAAAGGGGTCTGAAGAGTCATTCAGCAGAGTGATATCATTTCCAGCACTAGCTATGGAAGACAGCGCGATTATTGTTGTCTTtacgaagaaaaaaaagacatacggcataaatacatttaaaaatcagcAAGAAGTTACATCTAACATTTTACTAGACAATATCTTGCACCTGTACTTCTCAGATATAGGCACCCAATTCATTCTACTGGGGACAAATATGCATGGTGCTGCCAGCATATGTGAAAAGTCTAAATGCATACAAATTTTTGGCCAGCCATCTTTTTTTCCCTGCTCATACTGCATATGGCTGCCTCAGTAATAGCTGAAGAAATACTTGATCACTAACACATTTTGTCATAAAAGTCAATACAAAAGCAAAGCTGCTAAGTTGGGTAACAAGTCAAACTAAAACTAGGGGTTtgaattacatttacattatcCCGATTAAATGTCACCATATTTTATAAACCCCTacctccctcacctccctcGCTAATCCCTAAAAGTAAGGAGAAAATGTTAATACCAAATCCCACTTTCACATATcgacaccccccaccccatcccACCCATCAGCCCATGTAAGCCATGCTACCCAAACAATGGGTATCCCTATCATCCACCCACAATATGTTCAATCCCCATCTGCATATACAGAAACAATAAGTCTCAGTCAAAAAGCCAGTCCATTCCTGACGTTTGAGCTTCCTCCATCTGACGGGGTACTGTACTTGATGTATGAAAACGGCTCAAAGTGctaattgaattttttttcttaagaaaTAAGAGaactgaggaagaagaggagggcaGGAAAAGGGGAAGGCCATTCTATCACTGCCCAACAGCAACCTCTATTGGCCAAAGAAAAGCCCTAACATCATTTTTGTTCTCCAAAAATATACCACGGACAACATTTAACCCCTGAACCGACCCTTGTTCTCCCCGTACTTCAACTGGCAGTTCCCCAGAATGATTAAAtctgttattttacattaatatatattcttataaatatatatatatatatagatatatatatatggcccTTATTGAAGAAAACATGAGTTTCACATTGACATGAAAGTACCATAATCTCTATATAGCCAAGTAGAAAGTGTTTCAGTGTTCAAGTGAGCTGGCAGCAGTCGGTTTATGTCACACTCATTCAACAAGTAACAAAACATAAGAAAAATCCTCACACTTCTGAAAACCGTGCTCACTGCACCTCGTAGGCTTCTcctttttccacttttttcctGAGTAATACTTTTAACCTTGTAACAGACAACAACttctatgtttgtttttgctaTTTCGATTCTGGGCTATTCCCTGCCATTATTtccattgttatttttttttacagttgtaaAGTTGATTGCTCAAACACTTCAGCTCGTTGGAAAAGAAATACGACCGGCGCTACTACTTCTcttacttaaaaaaacaaaacagtactTTCAGTTCATGAATAATGACTAGACCTAATGTCACTAAAATGACGATAATAAACAGTCAATACATATTTAActtaaaaataacagaaacttttttaaaaatgcatttgcaaGAAGCCTTGCAGGCTTTTTGTGGGGAGAGGAGTGGGCACAAAAACAGAGCATCagtataattaaaataaagacaaataaaataataataacaataataataagaataaaataggagcactaaaaaactaaaataagaaCATCCGCTTTAACGACAGtgtgttctctccctctcaggcTCTCATCTGTAGCTTTGGCTTGTTGGAGTTTTGGAACCTGTACTTACTGGCTCATTGACATCAGATAACAAACTAGTATACCCTGAGAATTCAGACACAGGTGTCCGTATCCTATGATCCACCTCCCCGCCAGAGTCAGTGCCATAAGACATGCTGCGGCCATTTGATTTGAACTGGCAGCCAAAGGCCTGGGCAAAGTTTTCAATCTGGTAGGAAGGCTTTGAGGAGTCCAGAGGGGCCAGATTCTGCGAGGGGGCCAGAGGGAAGACTGCCGTGCCATTCTTGACCGGCGGTTGGTCCTTCCCATTGCTCAGGTCAGATGGGCTGATCTGgtaggaggaggggggagtggAGGAGTGCTGCTTCTCCATCTGGTCGGTGAGCTCCTGAGACGGGGTGAGCTGCTGGTGTGTGGGGGGCTCCAGGCCACTCAGGTGGAAGCTGTGCTGTGGCGAGGAGCCAGTCAGCATCGCAAAGTGAGATTTTGGCACAGATGAGGGCAGCGAAGGCGAGGCCACCTGCTGGCCAAACCCACACTCCAGCGGGGACGTAGTATAGATGTTCTTGTCGGCGTAGACGGGGTTGCCTTGGTGGGAACTGGTAAACGGCCCTGAGGGGGAAGGCCCAGGGCCCAGAGGGAAGCTGGTGGTGTGGCTGGTGCGCTCCAAAGCCTGCAGCAGGAAGCGAGAGTACTCGTGCATCATGACTGTCTTGTCTCCAGACGGGCTGGAGTTGTCTGTGCTGTGGCCGATGTCAGGACTGTCAGCTGAGACAGAGTTAAGCTCCACATGCTGGTCACTGATGTCAAAGTGAACGTCGTGGTGCGAGCCATCAGGTTTCTGGGTGTAGTGGTCAAGGAGGCTCTGCAGCACCTCATCAGGGATCCCTGACTTGTCGAGACTCACTTGCAGGTCGTTGTCCATGACACTGGAAATGACGCCCTGTACGACAGATGGCTGAGAAGACAAGTGACCAACGCTGACGTCGTACTCACTGCTGGATACTCCAGCCACCACAGGCCCTGATGGGTGTGAATTGTTTGCTGCTTGAAGGTAGCGTCTCTTCTTCAGAAACTGCATGGCGTCGTCGTAGTTGCTGCTGGTGCCAACTTTGGCTCCATTACCCTGCATGAGGCCAAGTCCATCCATGCCTGCACTCTGCTCCAACTGGCCCGCTTTGGCCGGACTCTTGCGATTGGCCCTCTTGAACGCCATCTTTGGAGCTCGGCCATGGTGGCTCTGCTGCATGCTGGGCCCTGGCTCGGTAGAGGAAGATACTGTCTGATTCTCCATAGAATAATCATGGATGCTGTAGCCTCCAGAAGCTGAACCGTGAATGTGTGGTACTCTGCCCCCTCCTGCATCCCCCTTCTTCTTTCTgcgctctcctccctctccacaaTTTTTGGACTTCCCCCTCTTTCTGCCAGTATTCCCAACATTTCCCTGAGTGATTCCATAGCTGCCATGCCCCATATCAACACAACCCAGGTCAATCATCCCGGGATCCAGCCCTTTCTTTATGGCTTCTCCACAGGTTCGCTTGTGCTTAAGCAGTCGGTCTGTCCTAGAAAAATACTGAgagaacaaaatgtaattttaaagcGATGGCATATAGTATTAACTTTTACAGTTTTGTCATTGGCTGTGAAGTATTGCTTTAGATAAGTAGCAAAGGCGGATGGCGTATTAAGTTCATTTACCTGTTGGCAGGTCTCACATCTGTACGGCTTCTCTCCGCTATGTGTCCTCTTGTGCCTCTCCATGTGGTACTTCTGAATGAATCGCATGTTGCACTGGTCACAGCTGAATGGCTTCTCTCCTGCCGCAAAAAAGCAGCACAGCTCCGGGTTAGTTTATCTTCCAGTTTACTGCAAACGCACAATGACTCACGGGTTGCATCAGGCTGTCTGGTGGTTTAAGCAGCTGTCGTTTGACACTTACCACTGTGGATTTTCTCGTGTCGCTGGAGAAGATACTTCTGAATAAAACTCATGTTGCACTGGTTGCATCTGAAGGGTCTTTCACctgaaataaaatcacagagatTCTTTCAGTTACAATCTTGTCTCACTTTGATGGTCAATACCCTTCTGTGAAGAGCCAGGACAAGAACAAGCACCTGCACAACGTAATACAAACCAAAGCAATAATTATTActctattttttttcctgtcacaGGAAAAAATAGATAAACCTACAATAAACAAACTTGAAATGGAGCATGTGAGGCTTATGCAATAGATTGTGTTGCatttcactgatgtttgtgagACTGTCTTTATACAACCCAGACTTGTGAAAGAAAACTTAAATCTAAACACAGCATCAAAGTCTGAATTTAGAGAAACCTTTTCGTCACATATCTGAATTTAATGACGGTCAAAGTGTTCATATATTTGCCAATAAGTTGCAATAGGAGCACAAACTAAAAGGCAGCACACAGTACAGGATGATCGCTATAGGCAGATGATTACTAAAGACGAATTGCATAGCTTCTCTGATAGTGCACGCAAATTTATCAGCCCATCCAGCTCACTCTCCTACTCTCTcgctgacacaaacacacgcactaTGCCCGACACGCACtctcacgcgcacacacacgtcagTCGCACAAAACAGGATGCTGAAGAGGACAAATTGGTGTCTGGTTCGTGAGCAGTTTAGCCAACGTTGTCAACATTCAGTACTGGAGCAGAGAGCATTGACGCACCAAACAGAAATAAGTTGTGCTTGTTCAACGTCACACTGCCGTCAGTTTCCATCACAGTTTATTCATTTTGAGACAAGACTTGACTTTTAAAGTTTGCAGCTTCCAGTGTTTTTATCCCACGTTTCTCTGAGAACAACAAATTTAAATGCTGGTTTTGTCTTCTTGTTTGGTTTAAATAATGTCGTATATGTATATGCAATCATACATGTTCAAAGGGCTGCCCCACTCTGTCCATACCTGTGACAACAAGACCAAAAATATGTGGAAATGTACACAAAACAGTGCTGAAAACTACTTTCGAGGACAAAACTTGGTTGTGGACAAGCCACTGAGATAATGCTTTTGTAGTGTTTTCTAATTAGGTACACAAAAAAACTATGTGACGCTAGTACTGTACAAACTGTGAACTGTAATGCGACATTAATTTTCATACTGATGACATCAACATTTTCTTCCTTGAgctgaaaatatcaaaataagaGGGAACATGGCAGAGAGACAATATGATGATGGTGGAGAGAAGCACAGAACCATACCAGTGTGAATGAGGACATGTCTGCGCAGGTGATAGGAGCTTCTGAACGATGCAGCACAGTGCTCACAGATGTGAGGTTTGGTTCCTGGCGACAGGCTGCCTCCATCTGCATCCAGCATCATTGATTGCTGTAGAATGAttgcaggagaaagagaggggtcAGATTCAGTCAGTctgaaattccctcaaggcgttccTTAGAGATCTCGTTCAAAAGACGGACATGAGGTCATTGTAACCTTGATCATGACTAATAACGCTCTGCTTGGGGCAGCGGAGCTGTGCATGGCCCCCTGGGTCCCCCCTGCCCATGTCATGTATATAGTGCTTTCCACATTGTTTCTGGACTTAAATAgaca is from Paralichthys olivaceus isolate ysfri-2021 chromosome 5, ASM2471397v2, whole genome shotgun sequence and encodes:
- the znf281a gene encoding zinc finger protein 281 yields the protein MNIIQDKLGNEFLRSNGGMDSNFGPGMIMFSHLPPVTSFTRLAAHSVMQDLPPHEMILKKERDSPDCSMGTQGGSFGCAGVGDYVHSMGIKQEKLSEHDYRLPLYPGSHGKSTELLEVTVSNNQGLLVHDLNMGNLPSQLGKEPAGRKGRRSNGDGQEGKPRKKRNEAKQSMMLDADGGSLSPGTKPHICEHCAASFRSSYHLRRHVLIHTGERPFRCNQCNMSFIQKYLLQRHEKIHSGEKPFSCDQCNMRFIQKYHMERHKRTHSGEKPYRCETCQQYFSRTDRLLKHKRTCGEAIKKGLDPGMIDLGCVDMGHGSYGITQGNVGNTGRKRGKSKNCGEGGERRKKKGDAGGGRVPHIHGSASGGYSIHDYSMENQTVSSSTEPGPSMQQSHHGRAPKMAFKRANRKSPAKAGQLEQSAGMDGLGLMQGNGAKVGTSSNYDDAMQFLKKRRYLQAANNSHPSGPVVAGVSSSEYDVSVGHLSSQPSVVQGVISSVMDNDLQVSLDKSGIPDEVLQSLLDHYTQKPDGSHHDVHFDISDQHVELNSVSADSPDIGHSTDNSSPSGDKTVMMHEYSRFLLQALERTSHTTSFPLGPGPSPSGPFTSSHQGNPVYADKNIYTTSPLECGFGQQVASPSLPSSVPKSHFAMLTGSSPQHSFHLSGLEPPTHQQLTPSQELTDQMEKQHSSTPPSSYQISPSDLSNGKDQPPVKNGTAVFPLAPSQNLAPLDSSKPSYQIENFAQAFGCQFKSNGRSMSYGTDSGGEVDHRIRTPVSEFSGYTSLLSDVNEPVSTGSKTPTSQSYR